One Chryseobacterium tructae genomic window, TAATTCCAATCTTCTTTCATTATCTAAAGAAAGAGTTGAATTTCTTTTAGTTTGTAATTCTGTTAATCTATTAGCATTTCCAGCTTCTGCAGAAATTAAATACATTTCCGGGATTCTTGAGATCAAAAGATCAGAATCATCAGATCTACTATATTTATTAGAGAAAACAAAGTTTCCAGTAGATGGAGCCTCATCAAAATCAAATAAAACTTTTCTAGTATCATTCGTTCCTAACAAGTTTAAAAGGCTTTGAGAAGCTGCAAAACAGTTCCACGTGCTTGCGTCATAACTTAAGATCCAACCCCAAGATCCGTTTTCCTCAGCTCTATTTCCTTTAAACTTAAGAATGGTTTCAGCATCTAGATCTTTAGGATTATCTGAAATAGCAAACTTACCACTCTTAATCAATGCTTCAGCTTCAAGACCTGCATTTTGAATATCTCCATTCATTCTGTAAACTCTAGCAAGAAGAGCCATAGCAGCTTCTTTTGTAGGTTTTAAAAGAGCTTTAGGATCATTGGCATTGAAAGGCTCAATATTATCTTTTGCAAATTTTAGATCATTGATAATAAAATTTAAAACGTCTTTCGGAGAAGAAGCTTTGATTGCACTACCATCATAAGTTTCATTAACCAATGGAACACCCTCATATAAATCATATAATCTTAAATAAGATAATGCTCTCACATATCTTGCTTTTCCTTTTTGAGCATTAGAAGCTGTTGATACTCTTATTACCGTGTTTGCTCTATTAATTGATTTATAAAAATCTTTATATAAGTAAGTTAATAGAATATCTCCTGGAGGTGTCGTATGTTCATACATATACTTAACCTGAACCCACTGAAATTTAACTGGTTCAAGATTATCCTGAGCTAAGATTTCCGGAGCCATAATATTGAAGAAACCATAATCATTTGGTTTCATAACACTACTATAAGCACCAATTAATAACTTATCAACATCATCTGAAGATAGGGGAGAGTTAGCATCTAAAGCTACCTCAGACTGAATATCCAATGCTTTTTCACATGAACTTACTAATAGCCCAAATGCTAGTAATAATATACTTATTTTTTTCATTTCTTTCTAATTAAAAGTTAACATTTAACCCTAAACTATATACCTTCACATTTGGAATACCATTTAGATCAAATCCTGACGTTATTTTACTTGTATCTGCTGTACTCTGATTAGACACTGCAGTTTGGTCTACATAGTACGTTTCTGGATCTACCCCTGAATACTTAGTAAATGTAAATGGATTTCTTACCTGAGCATATACTCTCATTGATTTGATAAAACCTAATTGAGTTTTGTCAAAATTGTACCCAATTGTAATGTCTGTAATTCTTAAGTAATCAGCATCTTCCAAGAATCTTGAAGATCTTTGATTATTCCAAGATGCAACAGCTCCTGCTAAATGCGGGCGAGGAACATTAGTATTTGTATTGTTAGGTGTCCAATAATTCATTTCTTCTGCAACCATATTCGCAGAGAACGATGGATAGCCTATAGAACCTCCATTTAATTGACTTTCTTTATACAATGCATATACTTTTTTTCCAATAGAATATTGAGCATTAATGGAAAGATCTAATCTGTCATAACTAAATCTAGTAGAAATACCTCCATAAATTGGAGCAATACCTCCATTAAATACTTTTCTATCTCTAGAGTCAATTATTCCATCTCCATTGATGTCGTTATAGATCATATCCCCAGCCTGAACAACTTTTGTTACATTACCACTCTGATCTTTATATTCATAGCGTTCTTTAGCCACTCCTAAAGCTTCAATAAAGAAGAATGATCCTAAAGGTTCTCCTTCTTTTACGATTGCATCAAAACCTGTTGTAAACTGTCCTGTTTTTGTTCCAATCTTTTCTACAACATTCTTATTATAAGAGAAGTTAGCAGCAAAATCCCACTTAAATCTCTCTCCTTTAATAATTTTTGTATCTAAGCTAACTTCAATCCCTTTATTATTAATAGATCCAATATTACTTAACATACTACTAAATCCTGACTCTTGAGGAACTGGAAGTCTATACAATAAATCTGATGTAGTTTTATTATAGTAATCTACCGTCAAGTTAACTCTTTTGTTGAACATGGATATATCCATACCTGCATCAAAAGATTTACCTTTTTCCCACTTTAAATTAGGGTTATACATTTCTGTAACAGCTGTTCCAGGCTCTTGATTATGATTCTGTCCTGCAGCAATAAGGTTAAGTCCTCCTGAATAAGGAATACCAGTCTGGTTTCCAGTAAGACCATAAGAAGCTCTCAACTTCAATTCATTGATAAAAGGAACTTTGAAGAATTCTTCATTTGATACAGTCCATCCAAGTGAAGCTGCTGGGAAATTACCCCACTTATTACCTTTTGCAAATTTTGAAGAACCATCATATCTGGTTGATAGCATTAAGTTATACTTATTATCCCAAGTCAACTGAGCTCTTCCGAAGAAAGATGCTAATGACATAGAGATCATATAACTTCTTCCATTGTTAATTGTTGCCGCAGAAACTAACCACGGTAAGCTATTAGATGGGAAATTCTCACCTTGAACAAAAGAATCTTCATATTGCCAATTCTGGAACGACTGCCCAACTAAAACACTTAGCTTTAGTCTATTATCTACAAACCCCTTATCATAAGAAGCCGTATTTTCGATCAAATAATCTCTGTTATTTCTTGTTCTATACAGGCCATACCCCCATGGTACTCCAGCATTTTCTCCTCTTCTTGTATTAGGGGCATCAAATCTGCTATATCTCTCAGATGCAATATTACCACTGATTGAGGTTTTTAAAGTAATTTCCTTAATAGGGTTATAGATCGCGAAGAAATTAGCCCCAATATTTTGCCATTTGTCCCAAACTTGACGTTCGTATGCAAATAGAGGATTGTTAAAACTAAATCTATTAGGTTTACCATTAGCACCATATGGAGCCATGTTTGGAGGGGCACTCATTGCATTGGAATAAGGCTGATAAGTATCATTATCATCTGCAACTGGAACCGCTTTTGAGTAGGTAAAATATGAATTTACACCAATTTTAAAATTATCGGCAAACTTTTGTTCAACATTCAATCTTGCTCTTGATATTTCATAATTATCCCCGATGATAATACCATCTTGCCCAATATGAGAGGCAGAGAAATACATTTTAGACATTGGCCCACCCGCAGTAAAGCTTATCTGATTATTTGTAATGGCACCTGTTTGTAAAACGTAGTCCATCCAGTCTGTATTTATCCCAGTATCTGTCATTGGTGTTAATCCAATTTGGCTAGCAGGCTTTGGTAAAATACCTGCTGCAATATCATTCAGATAATTCTGTCTTGCTACGTCATGAACCTGCTTATACTGTTGAGCATTCAATAGCCTCGGTCTTTTGATCACTTCCTGAATACCATAAGATGATGAAAAAGAAACACTAGGTTTTCCATTATATCTTCCAGCCCTTGTTTCAACCAATACAACCCCGTTTGAGGCTCTGGAACCATAGATCGCCGCAGAAGCTGCATCTTTCAAGATTTCCATACTACTGATATCTTCCGGAGCAAGGTTTCCTAATGATTCCTGAGGAATCCCATCAATGATATAAAGAGGGTTATTGGATGCACTTAATGATCCATTTCCTCTAATACTAATTTTGGTATTATTTCCGGCACGTCCACCTGTATTTGCTACCTGAACCCCAGGAGCTTTTCCTTGTAAGGCTAATTCAACGGATGCAACCGGCTGCTCTTGCAAAACTTCACTCTTAACGGTTGTAATAGCACCCGTAACGTCAGTCTTCTTTTGCTTTCCATACCCAACCATCACAACCTCGTCAATCTGAGTTTCTTTAGCCGTAGTATCTTTCTTAACTTTTTGAGCAGACACAGCCTGTCCTATAAAGAACAATGCTCCAACGCTCAATACACGTAGTTTAACATTCATATTAACAAATTTTAATATATTTTAGTCGCAAATATGTTAATAAATATTAACACTAGCAAATTTCATGTATAAACAAAGTCCATTTTCATTCACAATCTCATAGACAGAACCCCTTATAAACAAAAAGATTCACAATATTAAGTCCACTTTATTTAACAAAAAATAAAATAAGCGTTTTAAAAAGCGATTTAACAATTAATAATTCGATGAAAAAAAAATTATTTATAATAAATCTAAATTACAATAGCGCTAATTTTCAACCAAATACATCTTTATTTATAAAAATATTAATAGTTTTTGGCAAGCTATAAACTTTTATATATTTGAGTATATTTTTTTAGACTTATTCAATAAAATCCCAAGCCACTCATTTTCTGTATTATATCTTAAACCACTCATAAAAAAGATTTTAACACACTACAAACGGTAAGTCAATCTTATTTTCATCAAATAAATAAGCATTAAAAAACGAAATTTTATATTTAGAATTTTTACAATAAGGAATATAAATTCCTAAGCATAATATCAAATTCAAAAAGCACATAAACAAAATAAGCCGTCTCAATGAGACGGCTTATTTTTATCTATTTATCTGAATATTATTTCAGCTTTTTCTTAACTGCTACTTCTTCATAAACTTCAAGAATATCTCCGATTTCAATATCATTGTATCCTTTAAGGTTCAGACCACATTCGTAACCTTTTGTTACTTCTTTCACATCATCTTTGAAACGCTTTAAGCTTTCAAGCTCGCCATCAAATTTCACAATACCATCTCTCAACAAACGTACCTTAGATTGTCTTGTTACTTTTCCGGTAAGAACCATACAACCAGCAATTGAACCAACTTTAGAAATCTTGAATACCTCACGGATTTCAACATTACCAATTACTTGCTCCTGAATTTCTGGAGAAAGCATTCCTTCCATTGCTTCTTTTACTTCATCAATTGCTTTATAGATTACAGAATATGTTCTGATTTCAATTTCCTCACGGTCTGCAAGTTCTTTTGCATTAGCACCAGCTCTTACGTTGAATCCAATGATAATAGCATCTGATGCTGCTGCTAAGTTGATATCAGATTCAGTGATCTGTCCTACACCTGAGTGAAGAATTTTCACGCTGATTTCTTCTGTTGATAATCTTTGTAACTGATCAGACAATGCTTCCACTGAACCATCCACGTCACCTTTAAGGATAATATTCAATTCTTTGAATTCTCCTAAAGCAATACGTCTACCCAATTCTTCAAGCGTTGTATGTTTTTTCGTTCTGATAGAAAGTTCTCTCTGAAGTTGTTCTCTCTTATTTGCAATGGTTTTACCCTCACTTTCGTCAGCATATACTCGGAATTTATCACCTGCTGTAGGTGCCCCATCCAAGCCTAAGATTGTTACAGGAATAGATGGCCCTGCTTCCGAAAGATTTCGTCCTCTTTCATCAAGCATGGCTTTTACTTTACCATGATTTTTACCAGCAACTACATAATCTCCAACTTTCAGAGTTCCTGCCTGCACTAACATAGTGGCAACATATCCTCTTCCTTTATCCAATGAAGCTTCAATAACAACACCTTGAGCATTTCTACTAGGATTAGCTTTTAGATCAAGCATTTCTGCCTGAAGTAATACTTTCTCTAATAGAATATCCATGTTATTACCAAATTTCGCAGAAATTTCCTGAGCCTGAACATTCCCTCCCCATTCTTCTACAAGGATATTCATCCCTGAAAGCTGCTGACGGATATTATCAGGATTTGCATTTGGTCTATCAACCTTATTCAATGCAATAATCATAGGTACACCTGCTGCCTGTGCGTGAGAAATAGCTTCTCTCGTTTGAGGCATTACATCGTCGTCTGCTGCAATTACAATAATAGCAATATCGGTAATCTGAGCACCTCTAGCTCTCATTGCTGTAAAGGCTTCGTGACCTGGTGTATCTAAGAATGTAATTCTCTGTCCGTTTTCAAGTTTAACATTGTAAGCACCAATATGCTGAGTAATTCCTCCGGATTCACCTGCAATTACATTTGTTTCTAATGTAGTCAAGTAATGATGTTTTACCATGGTCAACGTGTCCCATTACAGTAACAATTGGAGCTCTAGTAACTAGATCTTCTTCGTTATCGATTTCATCTTCAGCATCACTTTCTTCAAGATCAGCATCTGAGAATTCAATTTTATACCCAAATTCATCTGCTACTAATAACAAGGTATCAGCTTCTAATCTTTGGTTCATAGTAACCATTACCCCAAGTGAGAAACAAGCAGAGATAACTTCAGTTGGAGAAACGTTCATTAAACTTGCTAATTCACCTACTGTGATAAATTCTGTCACCTTCAGTGTTCTGTCCTGTGCTTCAAATTCTTGTTGACGCTCATCCTGTTCTCTACGGTAAGTTCTTTTATCCTTTCTGTGTTTTGCAGATTTAGATTTACCTCCTTTATTGGTAAGTTTTTCTAAGGTTTCCTTGATCTGGTTTTTAACTTGCTCGTCAGTTAATTCAACTGGCATAACTCTTTGACCAGGTCTGTTGTTTTGACCTCCTTTCTTGAATCCACCACCTTGGCCACCTGGACGGTTTCCACCTTGGTTATTTCCGAAACGGTTTCCACCTTGGCCACCTTGACCTGGTGGGCGATTTCCTTGTCCACCTTGTCCTTGACGGTTTCCACCTTGTCCACCACCATTGTTATTATTGTGCGGACGGTTTCCACCCTGGCCACCTTGGTTATTATTTCCAGAGTTTTGATTATTTCCACCTTGGCCTTGATTATTATTCTGACCACCTGGCTTTTCAATTCTCTTTCTTTTCTTTTTAGCACCAGCTCCTGGTTTTGGTGCAAACTGAGTTAAGTCAATTTTTTCACCTACGATCTTAGGACCGTCCAGTTTCTGATAAACAGTTTCAATTTTTTGAGGTTCCTGATTTTCAGGTTCAGCTTCCACTTTTGGAGCTTCTATTTTTTTCTCTTCTACCACTGGTTTTGGAGTTTCTTTTACAGGTTCAACCGGTTTTGCTTCTTCTTTTTTCTCCTCCATTTTTGGCTTGTCTTTTTTCACAGGTCTATTTCTAGATTCTATTTGAGACAAATCAATTTTATCCAAAACTTTAAATTCCTGCTTTTCAGGAGCTGCTTTTACTTCCGGTTCTTCTTTCACAATTTCTTCTTTCTTTTCTTCCACCGGTGTCGCTACAGGAGCTGCAGGGGTTTCTTCAACTTCAGGCTTAGTAGGTTCTAAATCTATCTTACCTAAAATTTTAGTTTCTGGTTTGTTTGCTTTAGCTCTTATCACTTCAGGGGTTTTCTTCTCTTCAATTTCCAGTTTTTCTTCCGGAACTTTAGTGATCACCACCTCATGGGAAGCTTTTCTTTGTTCGCCATCTTTAGCAAACTCAGCTTCCAATGCAGAATATGCCGATTCTTCCAATTGAGCGTTAGGATTGCCTTCAACCTCGAAACCCTTTGAGTGTAAAAACTCTACTAATCTGGACATCGAGATGTTGAATTCCTTAACCGCTTTATTTAATCTAATTTTTGGCATCTATATTATTTACTGTTTTTTAATTTTTAAAATTAAAGTATTTCCTTTTCACTGTTTATTAAGATTTATTTACATCTTAATCTTCAAATTCTTCTCTCAGAATACGCTTAACCTCTTCAATTGTTTCTTCTTCAAGGTCAACCATATTTAAAAGACTCTCAGTTTCTTTATCAAGTACTGATTTTGCAGTTGTAAGTCCTACTTTCTTAAATTCATCCAAAATCCACTGCTCAATATCGTCATTGAATTCTCTCAATTCAACATCGTCATCCTCGCTGGACTCTCTGTAAACATCAATTTCATATCCTGTCAACCAAGAAGCCAATCTGATATTCTGCCCTTGTTTTCCGATTACTTTAGAAATCTCTTCAACTGGAGTATACACTAATGCATAGTTTGCCTCTTCGTTGATATCAATTTTATTAATAGTAATATTACCTAAAGATCTCTTCACCAAAATTTCAGGGTTTTTAGACCACTGAATAACATCGATGTTTTCATTTTTCAACTCTCTTACTACTCCATGAATTCTGGATCCTTTAACCCCCACACAAGCTCCTACAGGATCAATTCTGTCATCATAAGCATCTACTGCAATTTTCGCCTTTTCTCCAGGAATTCTCACTACCTTTTTCAAGATAATCGTTCCGTCTTGGATTTCAGGAATTTCCAGCTCTAATAATTTCTCTAGGAATTTAGGTGCAGTTCTGGAAATAATAATCTGCGGTTTTGAACCTTTAAAATCTACTGTCTCAACAATAGCTCTGATATTCTCACCCTTTTTAAAGAAATCGGATGGGATCTGGTTTTCTTTTGGTAAAATGAATTCGTTTCCTTCGTCATCTAACAAAATTACATGTTTGTGACGGATGTGGTGAATTTCACCGACAACGATTTCACCAATTTTATCTCTAAACTGTTCGTACAGCATAGCATTGTTATGCTCTTGAAGTTTTGTAGCCAGAATTTGCTTTAAGGTAAGAATATTTCTTCTTCCCAACTGTGCAACAGGAATTTCCATTGTAAAGTCCTCACCTACTTCGAAGGTAGGATCAATCTTCTTTGCTTCAGAAATTTCAATTTCCAAATCATCATCTTCAGACATTTCGTCCTCTACAATTGTTTTATTTAAAAATATCTGAAAATCTCCTTTATCCGGGTTTACAATTACATCAAAATGGTCATCTGAATCGAATCTTTTTCTCAAAAGTGTCTTCAGTGAATCTTCAATAATTGCCATAAGATCAATCTTACTGATCCCTTTTTCGTCTTTAAAATCACCAAAGGATTCAATCAACGCTATATTATCCATCTATTTTTTTTTCTTTTTTAAAATTTAATTACTACTAATGCCTTTTTGATCTCAGTGTAAGGAATTTCTTTTTCCTCTTCCACATCCACCTTTCCTTTTCCGATATCTTTCGGTTTACGGTAACGTAAAACAAGAGTGATCTTCTCTTCGTCTACTTTTGACAATTCCCCTTCTATTTTAGAAGAATCCTCCAGCATCACTTCAATCTCTCTTCCTATGTTTTTATTGAACTGTCTTGGTGTTACTAATGGCTCGCTTAATCCCGCAGACATTACCTGAAGGCTAAAGTCGTGTTCTTCACGATCCATATTAAATTCTATGGCACGGCTTGCATCAAGACAATCCTGCAAAGAAACTCCATTATCACCATCTAAAATCACTGTAACATCATCCCCTGCAGAGATCTTAAGATCAATAAGAAAAAGATCTTCTCTGTTCTCAAGGAATTCATTTAATAATTCTTCAATTCTTTTTTTAAACTCCATACATTCTTTTATCTTGATTTACAGTACGAAAAAAGGCTTTCTTGCGAAGCCTTCCCATTTTTTCCGTAAATCCATTGCAAATATACGCTTTTTTTCCAAAAATGCAAAATTATCTTATTATCAAGCAAATAGAACGAAATTCATTTACATTAAATTAAACAAGTAAGTGAAGGTATTTTTATTATTTTTGTCTTTGAATTTAAAAAACAAACATTTTGAATATAACGATTGTAGGAACAGGTTACGTAGGGTTAGTTACAGGAACTACTCTTGCGGAGCTTGGCAATTCAGTATACTGTGTTGATATTGATGAAAAAAAGGTAGAAGGCATGAAAAACGGCATTGTTCCCATCTACGAGCCGAACCTTGAAGAGATGTTCCTTAGAAACATCCAATCTGAAAGATTATTTTTCAC contains:
- a CDS encoding RagB/SusD family nutrient uptake outer membrane protein, coding for MKKISILLLAFGLLVSSCEKALDIQSEVALDANSPLSSDDVDKLLIGAYSSVMKPNDYGFFNIMAPEILAQDNLEPVKFQWVQVKYMYEHTTPPGDILLTYLYKDFYKSINRANTVIRVSTASNAQKGKARYVRALSYLRLYDLYEGVPLVNETYDGSAIKASSPKDVLNFIINDLKFAKDNIEPFNANDPKALLKPTKEAAMALLARVYRMNGDIQNAGLEAEALIKSGKFAISDNPKDLDAETILKFKGNRAEENGSWGWILSYDASTWNCFAASQSLLNLLGTNDTRKVLFDFDEAPSTGNFVFSNKYSRSDDSDLLISRIPEMYLISAEAGNANRLTELQTKRNSTLSLDNERRLELSFEWVRWSDLKLKGEKYKLPFPQGAVDANELLGQ
- a CDS encoding SusC/RagA family TonB-linked outer membrane protein codes for the protein MNVKLRVLSVGALFFIGQAVSAQKVKKDTTAKETQIDEVVMVGYGKQKKTDVTGAITTVKSEVLQEQPVASVELALQGKAPGVQVANTGGRAGNNTKISIRGNGSLSASNNPLYIIDGIPQESLGNLAPEDISSMEILKDAASAAIYGSRASNGVVLVETRAGRYNGKPSVSFSSSYGIQEVIKRPRLLNAQQYKQVHDVARQNYLNDIAAGILPKPASQIGLTPMTDTGINTDWMDYVLQTGAITNNQISFTAGGPMSKMYFSASHIGQDGIIIGDNYEISRARLNVEQKFADNFKIGVNSYFTYSKAVPVADDNDTYQPYSNAMSAPPNMAPYGANGKPNRFSFNNPLFAYERQVWDKWQNIGANFFAIYNPIKEITLKTSISGNIASERYSRFDAPNTRRGENAGVPWGYGLYRTRNNRDYLIENTASYDKGFVDNRLKLSVLVGQSFQNWQYEDSFVQGENFPSNSLPWLVSAATINNGRSYMISMSLASFFGRAQLTWDNKYNLMLSTRYDGSSKFAKGNKWGNFPAASLGWTVSNEEFFKVPFINELKLRASYGLTGNQTGIPYSGGLNLIAAGQNHNQEPGTAVTEMYNPNLKWEKGKSFDAGMDISMFNKRVNLTVDYYNKTTSDLLYRLPVPQESGFSSMLSNIGSINNKGIEVSLDTKIIKGERFKWDFAANFSYNKNVVEKIGTKTGQFTTGFDAIVKEGEPLGSFFFIEALGVAKERYEYKDQSGNVTKVVQAGDMIYNDINGDGIIDSRDRKVFNGGIAPIYGGISTRFSYDRLDLSINAQYSIGKKVYALYKESQLNGGSIGYPSFSANMVAEEMNYWTPNNTNTNVPRPHLAGAVASWNNQRSSRFLEDADYLRITDITIGYNFDKTQLGFIKSMRVYAQVRNPFTFTKYSGVDPETYYVDQTAVSNQSTADTSKITSGFDLNGIPNVKVYSLGLNVNF
- the nusA gene encoding transcription termination factor NusA, whose amino-acid sequence is MDNIALIESFGDFKDEKGISKIDLMAIIEDSLKTLLRKRFDSDDHFDVIVNPDKGDFQIFLNKTIVEDEMSEDDDLEIEISEAKKIDPTFEVGEDFTMEIPVAQLGRRNILTLKQILATKLQEHNNAMLYEQFRDKIGEIVVGEIHHIRHKHVILLDDEGNEFILPKENQIPSDFFKKGENIRAIVETVDFKGSKPQIIISRTAPKFLEKLLELEIPEIQDGTIILKKVVRIPGEKAKIAVDAYDDRIDPVGACVGVKGSRIHGVVRELKNENIDVIQWSKNPEILVKRSLGNITINKIDINEEANYALVYTPVEEISKVIGKQGQNIRLASWLTGYEIDVYRESSEDDDVELREFNDDIEQWILDEFKKVGLTTAKSVLDKETESLLNMVDLEEETIEEVKRILREEFED
- the rimP gene encoding ribosome assembly cofactor RimP — translated: MEFKKRIEELLNEFLENREDLFLIDLKISAGDDVTVILDGDNGVSLQDCLDASRAIEFNMDREEHDFSLQVMSAGLSEPLVTPRQFNKNIGREIEVMLEDSSKIEGELSKVDEEKITLVLRYRKPKDIGKGKVDVEEEKEIPYTEIKKALVVIKF